Proteins encoded together in one Musa acuminata AAA Group cultivar baxijiao chromosome BXJ3-6, Cavendish_Baxijiao_AAA, whole genome shotgun sequence window:
- the LOC135641224 gene encoding protein PAT1 homolog 2-like isoform X2, giving the protein MEEVELGGLEDDDVGDDSGFLGIDDEDYQFSYLGDRVEGEGIGSITDIDDLASTFSKLNKNTVELRSTGVIGDRGSLSREGSSTANWAQEPGFSNWQDQHILDVENVQDGRRWWSHPHPHSGHFTDSRPLYRTSSSPQQQQQFQPSEPIHIPKSHHISFPPPGAPSQFFPHHTHHGMVSSPPGVQVPFSPPNPYPLSQLRPSAALAQFCPPGLPGNIRQQNHWSERPSFLSWDNSNMLSDVTQHHRPQLNNSVPSQLLTQQQQHGIHQLLPPISHFPHMQPQQFHPGHSPSQMMNRFEAEFRDPRLRPMSRGRQSFSQQSSDIGSQKLDNGWPKFRSKYMTTEELENILRMQHAATHCNDPYIDDYYHQACLGKKSAGSSMKHHFCPNVTKDLSFRARSKDEPHAYLRVDALGRLSFSSIRRPRPLLEVESQSASVDNIYDQKSPIKPLEQEPMLAARITIEDGFCLLLAVDDIDRLLKFSQPQDGGSQLRRKREFLLQELVASLQLVDPFSPGKSGHSGLTPNDDIVFLRLVFLPKGRKLLSRYLQLLIPSSSELIRVICMAIFRHLRFLFGVLPLDSSAPESTVNLAKTISLCINGMDLSALSACLAAIVCSSEQPPLRPLGSSAGDCATVIIKSLLDKATELLTDRNTATNHSIPSRNMWQASFDAFFGLLTKYCLSKYDSIMQSVPLQAPNAAIAGPEVTGAIRREMPVELLRASLPHTNDHQRKLLLDFAQRTIPATEHNADGGNNGH; this is encoded by the exons ATGGAGGAAGTTGAGCTAGGGGGATTAGAAGATGATGATGTTGGTGACGATTCTGGCTTTCTTGGGATTGATGATGAGGATTATCAATTTTCTTACCTGGGGGATAGAGTAGAA GGGGAAGGCATTGGATCCATCACTGATATTGATGACCTTGCAAGTACCTTTTCAAAG TTGAACAAGAATACTGTTGAACTGAGGAGCACGGGGGTAATTGGTGATAGGGGTTCTTTATCTAGGGAAG GTTCATCAACAGCAAACTGGGCACAGGAGCCAGGATTCTCAAACTGGCAAGATCAGCATATATTAGATGTCGAAAATGTCCAGGATGGTAGAAGGTGGTGGTCACATCCACATCCTCATTCAGGGCATTTTACGGACTCCAGACCTCTGTACAGAACATCCTCCTCTCCTCAGCAGCAACAACAATTCCAACCTAGTGAACCAATTCATATACCAAAATCTCATCACATTTCCTTTCCTCCACCTGGTGCACCCTCACAGTTTTTCCCACATCACACACACCATGGAATGGTTTCATCTCCTCCTGGTGTCCAGGTGCCTTTCTCTCCACCAAATCCCTATCCTTTATCCCAACTTCGTCCTTCAGCAGCACTGGCTCAGTTTTGTCCACCTGGGCTCCCCGGTAATATCAGGCAACAGAATCATTGGTCAGAACGACCTAGTTTCCTTTCATGGGACAATTCAAATATGTTATCTGATGTCACCCAGCATCACAGGCCTCAGTTAAACAATTCAGTTCCTTCTCAACTGCtgacacaacaacaacaacatggaATTCACCAACTTTTGCCTCCAATATCACATTTTCCCCACATGCAGCCTCAGCAGTTCCACCCTGGTCATTCCCCATCACAGATGATGAATAGGTTTGAAGCTGAGTTTAGAGACCCGAGATTGAGACCAATGTCCAGGGGCAGACAGAGCTTTTCTCAACAGTCTTCTGATATTGGCAGCCAGAAGTTAGATAATGGGTGGCCAAAATTTCGTTCAAAGTACATGACAACTGAAGAGCTTGAAAATATTTTGAGAATGCAACACGCTGCAACTCATTGCAATGACCCCTACATAGATGATTATTATCACCAAGCTTGCCTAGGAAAAAAATCTGCTGGATCAAGTATGAAGCACCATTTCTGCCCAAATGTCACCAAGGATCTGTCTTTTAGAGCACGGTCAAAGGACGAGCCACATGCGTATCTCCGGGTGGATGCTCTTGGAAGACTTTCCTTCTCCTCAATCCGTAGACCTCGTCCGCTTCTTGAAGTTGAATCACAATCAGCATCAGTGGATAACATCTACGACCAGAAATCACCTATAAAGCCTCTAGAGCAGGAACCTATGTTGGCTGCTAGAATCACCATTGAGGATGGCTTTTGCCTTCTGCTTGCTGTAGATGACATCGATCGCCTCTTAAAATTCAGCCAGCCACAGGATGGTGGCTCCCAACTTAGGAGGAAaagggaattcctcttacaagagcTTGTTGCATCACTTCAGCTAGTTGATCCATTTAGCCCTGGTAAATCTGGCCACTCTGGGCTAACCCCAAATGATGATATTGTGTTTCTTCGCCTAGTCTTTCTGCCAAAGGGCCGGAAGCTTCTTTCCCGGTACCTTCAACTCCTAATCCCAAGCAGTAGTGAGCTAATCCGTGTCATTTGCATGGCTATATTCCGCCACCTGAGATTTCTATTTGGGGTCCTGCCATTGGATTCTAGTGCACCTGAAAGCACAGTTAATCTTGCAAAGACTATTTCTTTATGCATAAATGGCATGGACCTTAGTGCTCTCAGTGCTTGCCTAGCTGCCATTGTTTGTTCCTCGGAACAGCCACCTCTTCGTCCACTTGGAAGCTCTGCTGGTGATTGTGCCACTGTCATCATAAAATCCCTTCTTGATAAGGCAACTGAGCTGCTGACAGACCGTAATACTGCTACCAACCATAGCATACCTAGTCGTAATATGTGGCAGGCATCATTTGATGCCTTCTTTGGGCTTCTCACAAAGTACTGTCTTAGTAAATATGACAGTATAATGCAGTCTGTACCTCTCCAGGCTCCAAATGCTGCTATTGCTGGGCCAGAAGTCACCGGAGCTATACGCAGGGAGATGCCTGTGGAGTTGTTACGAGCTAGTCTCCCTCATACGAACGATCATCAGCGTAAGCTACTGCTTGATTTTGCTCAAAGAACGATCCCTGCTACTGAACACAATGCTGATGGGGGGAACAATGGGCATTAA
- the LOC135641224 gene encoding protein PAT1 homolog 2-like isoform X1: protein MAVIDGEGGGSEDAGAGDGIGGHGGGVSDIAQFDASQYAFFGNSVMEEVELGGLEDDDVGDDSGFLGIDDEDYQFSYLGDRVEGEGIGSITDIDDLASTFSKLNKNTVELRSTGVIGDRGSLSREGSSTANWAQEPGFSNWQDQHILDVENVQDGRRWWSHPHPHSGHFTDSRPLYRTSSSPQQQQQFQPSEPIHIPKSHHISFPPPGAPSQFFPHHTHHGMVSSPPGVQVPFSPPNPYPLSQLRPSAALAQFCPPGLPGNIRQQNHWSERPSFLSWDNSNMLSDVTQHHRPQLNNSVPSQLLTQQQQHGIHQLLPPISHFPHMQPQQFHPGHSPSQMMNRFEAEFRDPRLRPMSRGRQSFSQQSSDIGSQKLDNGWPKFRSKYMTTEELENILRMQHAATHCNDPYIDDYYHQACLGKKSAGSSMKHHFCPNVTKDLSFRARSKDEPHAYLRVDALGRLSFSSIRRPRPLLEVESQSASVDNIYDQKSPIKPLEQEPMLAARITIEDGFCLLLAVDDIDRLLKFSQPQDGGSQLRRKREFLLQELVASLQLVDPFSPGKSGHSGLTPNDDIVFLRLVFLPKGRKLLSRYLQLLIPSSSELIRVICMAIFRHLRFLFGVLPLDSSAPESTVNLAKTISLCINGMDLSALSACLAAIVCSSEQPPLRPLGSSAGDCATVIIKSLLDKATELLTDRNTATNHSIPSRNMWQASFDAFFGLLTKYCLSKYDSIMQSVPLQAPNAAIAGPEVTGAIRREMPVELLRASLPHTNDHQRKLLLDFAQRTIPATEHNADGGNNGH from the exons ATGGCGGTGATCGATGGAGAAGGCGGGGGCTCGGAGGACGCAGGCGCCGGTGATGGGATTGGAGGACACGGCGGCGGTGTCTCTG ATATAGCTCAATTTGATGCTTCACAATATGCATTTTTTGGAAATAGTGTCATGGAGGAAGTTGAGCTAGGGGGATTAGAAGATGATGATGTTGGTGACGATTCTGGCTTTCTTGGGATTGATGATGAGGATTATCAATTTTCTTACCTGGGGGATAGAGTAGAA GGGGAAGGCATTGGATCCATCACTGATATTGATGACCTTGCAAGTACCTTTTCAAAG TTGAACAAGAATACTGTTGAACTGAGGAGCACGGGGGTAATTGGTGATAGGGGTTCTTTATCTAGGGAAG GTTCATCAACAGCAAACTGGGCACAGGAGCCAGGATTCTCAAACTGGCAAGATCAGCATATATTAGATGTCGAAAATGTCCAGGATGGTAGAAGGTGGTGGTCACATCCACATCCTCATTCAGGGCATTTTACGGACTCCAGACCTCTGTACAGAACATCCTCCTCTCCTCAGCAGCAACAACAATTCCAACCTAGTGAACCAATTCATATACCAAAATCTCATCACATTTCCTTTCCTCCACCTGGTGCACCCTCACAGTTTTTCCCACATCACACACACCATGGAATGGTTTCATCTCCTCCTGGTGTCCAGGTGCCTTTCTCTCCACCAAATCCCTATCCTTTATCCCAACTTCGTCCTTCAGCAGCACTGGCTCAGTTTTGTCCACCTGGGCTCCCCGGTAATATCAGGCAACAGAATCATTGGTCAGAACGACCTAGTTTCCTTTCATGGGACAATTCAAATATGTTATCTGATGTCACCCAGCATCACAGGCCTCAGTTAAACAATTCAGTTCCTTCTCAACTGCtgacacaacaacaacaacatggaATTCACCAACTTTTGCCTCCAATATCACATTTTCCCCACATGCAGCCTCAGCAGTTCCACCCTGGTCATTCCCCATCACAGATGATGAATAGGTTTGAAGCTGAGTTTAGAGACCCGAGATTGAGACCAATGTCCAGGGGCAGACAGAGCTTTTCTCAACAGTCTTCTGATATTGGCAGCCAGAAGTTAGATAATGGGTGGCCAAAATTTCGTTCAAAGTACATGACAACTGAAGAGCTTGAAAATATTTTGAGAATGCAACACGCTGCAACTCATTGCAATGACCCCTACATAGATGATTATTATCACCAAGCTTGCCTAGGAAAAAAATCTGCTGGATCAAGTATGAAGCACCATTTCTGCCCAAATGTCACCAAGGATCTGTCTTTTAGAGCACGGTCAAAGGACGAGCCACATGCGTATCTCCGGGTGGATGCTCTTGGAAGACTTTCCTTCTCCTCAATCCGTAGACCTCGTCCGCTTCTTGAAGTTGAATCACAATCAGCATCAGTGGATAACATCTACGACCAGAAATCACCTATAAAGCCTCTAGAGCAGGAACCTATGTTGGCTGCTAGAATCACCATTGAGGATGGCTTTTGCCTTCTGCTTGCTGTAGATGACATCGATCGCCTCTTAAAATTCAGCCAGCCACAGGATGGTGGCTCCCAACTTAGGAGGAAaagggaattcctcttacaagagcTTGTTGCATCACTTCAGCTAGTTGATCCATTTAGCCCTGGTAAATCTGGCCACTCTGGGCTAACCCCAAATGATGATATTGTGTTTCTTCGCCTAGTCTTTCTGCCAAAGGGCCGGAAGCTTCTTTCCCGGTACCTTCAACTCCTAATCCCAAGCAGTAGTGAGCTAATCCGTGTCATTTGCATGGCTATATTCCGCCACCTGAGATTTCTATTTGGGGTCCTGCCATTGGATTCTAGTGCACCTGAAAGCACAGTTAATCTTGCAAAGACTATTTCTTTATGCATAAATGGCATGGACCTTAGTGCTCTCAGTGCTTGCCTAGCTGCCATTGTTTGTTCCTCGGAACAGCCACCTCTTCGTCCACTTGGAAGCTCTGCTGGTGATTGTGCCACTGTCATCATAAAATCCCTTCTTGATAAGGCAACTGAGCTGCTGACAGACCGTAATACTGCTACCAACCATAGCATACCTAGTCGTAATATGTGGCAGGCATCATTTGATGCCTTCTTTGGGCTTCTCACAAAGTACTGTCTTAGTAAATATGACAGTATAATGCAGTCTGTACCTCTCCAGGCTCCAAATGCTGCTATTGCTGGGCCAGAAGTCACCGGAGCTATACGCAGGGAGATGCCTGTGGAGTTGTTACGAGCTAGTCTCCCTCATACGAACGATCATCAGCGTAAGCTACTGCTTGATTTTGCTCAAAGAACGATCCCTGCTACTGAACACAATGCTGATGGGGGGAACAATGGGCATTAA
- the LOC103975163 gene encoding protein G1-like1 produces the protein MPSANSDSSGNSGALDGGGRPSRYESQKRRDWNSFRQYLRNHRPPLELARCSGAHVLEFLRYLDQFGKTKVHAAGCPFFGHPHPPAPCPCPLRQAWGSLDALVGRLRAAFEEDGGQPEANPFAARAVRLYLREVRDSQAKARGIAYEKKKRKRPFPPLQGYNPQPPVPMAAAVPVIGYDQPESDLNLVSGGYQHHLHGHLMLPTVDASGDEAAAMAVAEAHSGGMIPLSVLN, from the coding sequence ATGCCGTCGGCGAACTCGGATAGCTCGGGGAATTCGGGCGCTCTTGATGGCGGCGGCAGGCCGAGCCGGTACGAGTCGCAGAAGCGGCGCGACTGGAACTCCTTCAGACAGTACCTCCGCAACCACCGCCCGCCGCTCGAGCTTGCCCGGTGCAGCGGCGCCCACGTGCTCGAGTTCCTCCGCTACCTCGACCAGTTCGGCAAGACCAAGGTCCACGCTGCCGGGTGCCCCTTCTTCGGCCACCCGCATCCCCCGGCACCGTGCCCCTGCCCCCTCAGGCAGGCCTGGGGCAGCCTCGACGCGCTCGTGGGCCGCCTCCGCGCCGCCTTCGAGGAGGACGGCGGCCAGCCGGAGGCCAACCCCTTCGCGGCGCGCGCCGTCCGGCTGTACCTCAGGGAGGTGAGGGACAGCCAGGCCAAAGCGAGGGGGATCGCTTACGAGAAGAAGAAGCGAAAGCGGCCCTTTCCGCCGCTGCAGGGCTACAACCCGCAGCCACCGGTTCCCATGGCGGCGGCAGTTCCCGTCATCGGCTATGATCAGCCGGAATCCGACCTAAACTTGGTGAGTGGCGGATACCAACATCACCTCCATGGGCATCTGATGCTCCCCACCGTGGACGCCAGCGGAGACGAAGCAGCGGCAATGGCGGTCGCCGAGGCGCATTCCGGTGGCATGATACCGCTCTCGGTGCTCAACTAA